The genomic interval ATCGTCCCCCGGCTCGACCGGACGCCGGGCTCGATCCGCTGGGCCGGTCCCGAGCTCGGCCGCCACAACGACGAGATCAAGGGCCAGCTCGACCTGCTCACCGGGGCCGAGGAGACGCCCACGTGAGCGACGGGCCGGTGGAGCCCGCGGCTCCGGGACGGAGCGCGCTCGCCGCCCACCGATCGGGCGACAGGGCCTGGTGGGAGACGGCCATCACCGACGTCTCCAACGGCCGGATCGTGACCCGGGGTCGACCCATCGAGGACCTGATCGGCACCACCTCGTTCGCGCAGCACCTGGTGCTGCTCTTCTCGGGGCGGATGATCTCGCCCCCGGCCGCCGCCCTGCTGGAGGCGGTGATGGTGGCCGGCGCCGACCACGGCCCCCGGGCGCCGTCGATCGCCGCGGCCCGCATGGCGGCCACCTGCGGGGTCAGCTTCAACTCGTCGGTGGCGACGGGCATCAACCTCCTCGGCGAGATCCACGGTGGCGCGGCGGGCAACGCCATGCGCGCCCTGCTGGCGGTCGAGGAGCGGGCGTCGTCGGCCCTCGGCGACGGTCCTGACGGCGCCGACGGCCAGCGCTCCGACCGCGACGGCGGGCCCGGGCCCGGCCTCGACGCGGCCGCGCTGGCGTACGTGCGGGACTCCCGAGACCGGGGGGAGGCGGTGGCCGGGTTCGGGCACCAGCTCCACGACCTCGACCCGCGCCGGGCTCCCCTGCTGGCGCTGTGCGAGGCAGCGGCGGCCGACGGCACGATCGACGGGCGCTACGTCGAGGTGGCCATGGCTGTCGAGCGGGCGCTCGACGAGGTCGTCGGCCGCCCGGTCACGATCAACATCGACGGCCTGTGGGCCATCGTCTGCTGCGAGCTCGACCTTCCACCCGACTTCGCCATGGGAGCGTTCTGCCTCAGCCGGGGTGCGGGCATCGTGGCCCACGCCTACGAGGAAGCTTCGACCGGCGTGAAGATCAAGGGCCCGTGCCCGCCCGGCGACGACCTCGTCCGCTACATCGGCGAGTGACCCGCCGCGAGAGCGGCGGGCCTACGACTCGAGGACGCGGTAGCCACTGAGGCGGTTGGCGGCTTCCTTGAGCACGTCGACGGCGGCCCGGCGCCGGCTCGCCGTGAGGCGCGACACCGGGGCGGACAGCGACAAGACCCCGACCAGGGCGTCGCGGCGGTCGAGCACGGGCACGGCCACCGAGGCCAGGCCCTTCTCACGCTCCTCCGAACTGGAGGCGAAGCCGTCGCTGCGCACGTTGTCGAGCGACGCCGCCAGGGCCTCGACGTCGACCGACTCGGCGCGCAGGGCCTCGAACACCTCGGCCCGCTTCTCCTCGGAGAGGAAGGCGACGAGCGCCCGACCCGCGGCCCCGACGTGCAGCGGCAGGCGGGCGCCGATCTCGACGGTGCTGCTCAGGGCGTGGCGGCTGAGCACGCGGTCGATGCACAGACGCTCGTGCCCGTCGACCAGCCAGTAGCTGCCGGTCTCGCCCGTGGTCTCGCGCAGCTCGACGAGGATCTGGTGGACGTACCGCGTGTAGGGGTGGTGGCGCACGGTGGTGGCGGCCAGCTCGAAGAGCCAGGGCCCGATGGAGTACTCGCGGGTCTCGCGATCGCGCACCAGCGCACCGCCGCGCTCGAGCGACAGGATGAGCCGCAGCGCGGTGGATGCGCCGAGGCCCGCGTACTCGGCGAGGTCGGAGAGCCGGCCCTCCGGGTGGATCCGGAAGTAGTCGAGGATGCGGAACGCCTTGGCGACGGACTGGTTGGCCTGGGTCTCGCCGCGCGGCTTGGGCTCGCCCGGCGGGGTCTCGACATCGCTCATCGGCGACCGACCGGCCGATCGGCGGGCCCGTCGTGCGTGCCCTCGGTACCCTCGTGATTGGCCAGCGCAATCCCCTTCCGTTGGGCGCAAGAGTAGTTATCCGGCCGACAGCGGGGCGCGAGGCCCGTGCCCCTCACCGCCGCTCCAAGCTGTCGATGATCCGTGTGGGGGCGATGCGCACGATGATGCGCTGCCCGAGGTGGTGGAAGGGGTAGGGGGTGCCGAAGTACCGCGCCGACAGCGACTCGATGTGCTCCTTCGCCCCCTCCCCCGACGTGGACGTGACCTGGCCACGGATGGCCACGTGGCGGGCCGGGTCGTCGGGGTTGCTCACCACGAGGGCCACACGGCCGTCGCGCTCGATGTTCCGCAGCTTCTGGTATCCGACGACGGTGTTGAGCAGCACGTGCGTTCCGTCGGTGTCGATCCAGGTCTCGGTGGCGTGGGGGGCGCCGTCGGGCATGAGCGTGGCGATGGTGGCGAACGCCTTGCTCCTGAGCAGGGCCACGACGCGCTCGGACATCTCGGCGGGCGTTGCGGGCTCGGTCACACTCTTCATGGCGGTTCCCCGTTCATGGACCTAGGATTCCATGGTGCGCAATGTAGTTGCGAAATACGAAAGGTAGCGGCTGGGTGCGGGAACCGGACATCGAGGCCACGCCGTGAGCGGGGTGCGCGACTTCGGGGCCGTGACCTTCCGGTCGCTGCGCAATGCCAACTTCCGCCTCTTCGCCGCCGGCCAGCTCATCTCCAACACCGGCACGTGGATGCAGATGGTGGCCATCGGGCTGCTGGTCCTCGACCTGACCGACAGCGGCGTGGCGGTGGGCCTCGTCACCGCGGCGCAGTTCGTGCCCATCCTGGGCCTCGGGGCCTGGGCCGGGTTGCTGGCCGACCGCAGCGAACGGCTGCGGCTGCTGATGGCGGTCAACGCGTTCGGCGGGGTCGTGGCCGTCGCCTTCGCCGTGCTGGTGCTCACCGACACCACCGCGCTGTGGGCGGTGTACCTGCTCACCCTGCTCGTGGGCGTCGTCACCGCGATCGAGAACCCCACGCGGCGGGCCTTCGTCACCGACATCGTCGACGAGCCCGACGTGCCCAACGCGGTGGGGCTCAACAGCACCCTCATGACCGGGTCGCGGGTGTTCGGGCCGGCCGTGGCCGGTGCTCTCATCGCCGGGCCGGGGATCGGCTGGTGCTTCGCCGTCAACGCCCTGTCGTACATCCCCCAGCTGTGGCTCTTCGCCCGCATGGACCGCTCGAGGTTTCGGGTGTCGGGGCGGGTGGCCAAGGCCAAGGGCCAGCTGCGGGAGGGCCTGCGCTACGCCTGGTCGGCCCCCGAGCTGCGGCTGCCCATCCTTCTGGTGTGCGCGGTCAGCACGCTGGCCTTCAACTTCCCGGTGGTCCTACCGCTGTTCGCCACCCGCGACCTCGGCGGCAGCCCCACCACCTACACGCTGCTCTTCTCGCTCATGAGCGCCGGGTCGGTGTTCGGGGCGCTCACCGTGGCCCGGCGCACCGAAGCCAACACCCGGTTCCTGGCCCTGGGGACGCTGGCGCTGGGCGCAGCCATGCTGGGCCTCGCCGCGGCGCCGGGACTGCTGCTGGCCTGCCTGCTGGTGCTGCCCGTCGGGGTGACGAGCGTGCTGGTCATCTCGGGATCGAACGCCGTGCTGCAGCTGAAGTCGGCGCCGGCCATGCGGGGCCGGGTGCTGGCGCTGATGTCGGTGGTCTTCCTGGGGTCGACGCCGATCGGCAGCCCCATCGCCGGCTTCGTCTCCGAGGAGTTCGGCGCCCGATGGGCCCTGGTGATGGGGGCCGTCGCCTCGTTCCTGGTCGGCGCCTTCACCCTGCGAGCCCTCCGGGCGCTCCGCCCAACCGAACCATCCGACCCAGCCCCATCCGACCCCTCGCCCACCAGCGTCACCTCGGCCCGCCCCAGTTGATCGGCGGCGCCGTGCCCCTGGAGGAGCGGAGCCGATGGAGGGATGCACACCCGACCCGGCCTCGCCCGCCAACAGCGGGACTGCGGGTGCATCAGATCGACGCTATGGACGACCCTGCTGACGGGGTGTCATGCCGGGCTTGTGTACACGCGAGTGGGAGAGACGAGGACAGCGGTGCGGCGCTCGTCGCGCATGACGCGGTCGTAGGTCGCCCAGTCGTCGTGGGTCCCGCCCGCTGCGCTGAAGATGTCGCGCAGCAGGAGTCGGAGCCGCTCGTCGTCCACCTCCGGGTGGGGGTCGTCGGGTCCTATGAGCTGGGCGCGGCCTTCGACGGTGACCCATCGCCAGCCTGCACGGGCGACGACTGCGGTCGTCGGGTTGCTGCGGAGAAGAGCGAGCTTGCGGGTGCCACCCGCGGAGACGAACGCGACGGCGCCGGCACCCGTCGCCGGGTGGGGAACCACACCGGCGTTGACGACGGTGGTGTGCGGGGTGTGGTCGGGGCGGAGAGCGACGACGACACAGAGGCCGTGGTCGAGGGACACCAGTTCCGTGAAGGGTGCGAGGTCGGTCATGAACGTGTTCGGCGTCGTGGGCGGCGTACGTGGGTCGCGAACCAGGCGCGCGCCAGCAGCAGGCCCGCGCCCACGCCGCCGAAACCGAGCAACGGCAGCAGGGTCTCCTCGACTGGTGCGCCTGCGACGTGAGCGATCATGTGGCGTCGCCGTCCTGAGCCGCTTCGTGGTGGCGGGATTGACCTGAGCGTTCGATGCGACCGAGCCATTCCTCGTCGGCCGCCGGGGCGTCGTCGTATTCGTCGTGCCAGTTCCACCACTCGTACGGCGGCGTCTGGGGGTAGCCCTCCGGTGACTCCTCCCACCCCTCCTGGCGCCCGAGCGCGGTGATGTCGAGGTAGTTCCAGGTGCCG from Acidimicrobiales bacterium carries:
- a CDS encoding PPOX class F420-dependent oxidoreductase; the encoded protein is MKSVTEPATPAEMSERVVALLRSKAFATIATLMPDGAPHATETWIDTDGTHVLLNTVVGYQKLRNIERDGRVALVVSNPDDPARHVAIRGQVTSTSGEGAKEHIESLSARYFGTPYPFHHLGQRIIVRIAPTRIIDSLERR
- a CDS encoding pyridoxamine 5'-phosphate oxidase family protein; this encodes MTDLAPFTELVSLDHGLCVVVALRPDHTPHTTVVNAGVVPHPATGAGAVAFVSAGGTRKLALLRSNPTTAVVARAGWRWVTVEGRAQLIGPDDPHPEVDDERLRLLLRDIFSAAGGTHDDWATYDRVMRDERRTAVLVSPTRVYTSPA
- a CDS encoding citryl-CoA lyase yields the protein MSDGPVEPAAPGRSALAAHRSGDRAWWETAITDVSNGRIVTRGRPIEDLIGTTSFAQHLVLLFSGRMISPPAAALLEAVMVAGADHGPRAPSIAAARMAATCGVSFNSSVATGINLLGEIHGGAAGNAMRALLAVEERASSALGDGPDGADGQRSDRDGGPGPGLDAAALAYVRDSRDRGEAVAGFGHQLHDLDPRRAPLLALCEAAAADGTIDGRYVEVAMAVERALDEVVGRPVTINIDGLWAIVCCELDLPPDFAMGAFCLSRGAGIVAHAYEEASTGVKIKGPCPPGDDLVRYIGE
- a CDS encoding IclR family transcriptional regulator; this encodes MSDVETPPGEPKPRGETQANQSVAKAFRILDYFRIHPEGRLSDLAEYAGLGASTALRLILSLERGGALVRDRETREYSIGPWLFELAATTVRHHPYTRYVHQILVELRETTGETGSYWLVDGHERLCIDRVLSRHALSSTVEIGARLPLHVGAAGRALVAFLSEEKRAEVFEALRAESVDVEALAASLDNVRSDGFASSSEEREKGLASVAVPVLDRRDALVGVLSLSAPVSRLTASRRRAAVDVLKEAANRLSGYRVLES
- a CDS encoding MFS transporter — its product is MSGVRDFGAVTFRSLRNANFRLFAAGQLISNTGTWMQMVAIGLLVLDLTDSGVAVGLVTAAQFVPILGLGAWAGLLADRSERLRLLMAVNAFGGVVAVAFAVLVLTDTTALWAVYLLTLLVGVVTAIENPTRRAFVTDIVDEPDVPNAVGLNSTLMTGSRVFGPAVAGALIAGPGIGWCFAVNALSYIPQLWLFARMDRSRFRVSGRVAKAKGQLREGLRYAWSAPELRLPILLVCAVSTLAFNFPVVLPLFATRDLGGSPTTYTLLFSLMSAGSVFGALTVARRTEANTRFLALGTLALGAAMLGLAAAPGLLLACLLVLPVGVTSVLVISGSNAVLQLKSAPAMRGRVLALMSVVFLGSTPIGSPIAGFVSEEFGARWALVMGAVASFLVGAFTLRALRALRPTEPSDPAPSDPSPTSVTSARPS